In Plodia interpunctella isolate USDA-ARS_2022_Savannah chromosome 1, ilPloInte3.2, whole genome shotgun sequence, one DNA window encodes the following:
- the Snx21 gene encoding sorting nexin-20 — protein sequence MLKFEIVSSRTVEGDEKKFVAYMMQASRNNKGANEMYDADPANVERRYTHFLELYNGLKKEYPALLGSISFPRKMMVGNFDPELISTRCAAFESLLELIASESRLRESPVTIMFFQDSELKEAKRLIQEEKFEKALSILETSFKLLNKVYTDRSRAVLCALCRLVACAGASGGALAGPAERWAQLALRRYEAVSDSDLLLIYVPLLHTCISIWETLGRDKSKLVEELNALRKKGMKVDSVASLMDAVDELNITV from the exons atgttgaaatttgaaatagtttCCTCTAGAACAGTGGAAGGAGATGAAAAGAAGTTTGTGGCTTATATGATGCAAGCGAGTCGGAATAACAAAGGGGCAAACGAAATGTATGATGCAGATCCAGCTAATGTGGAAAGACGATACACACATTTTCTAGAATTATACAATGGCCTGAAAAAAGAATATCCCGCTTTGCTTGGTAGTATATCGTTTCCTAgaaag ATGATGGTGGGAAATTTTGACCCAGAATTAATATCAACCAGATGTGCAGCCTTCGAGTCATTGCTGGAGTTGATAGCAAGTGAATCAAGATTGAGAGAATCCCCAGTGACCATTATGTTTTTCCAGGATTCTGAGCTCAAAGAGGCAAAAAGGCTCATACAAGAAGAGAAGTTCGAGAAAGCCCTGTCTATTTTAGAAACCAGTTTCAAACTATTGAATAAG GTGTACACGGACCGGTCGCGCGCGGTGCTGTGCGCGCTGTGCCGGCTGGTGGCGTGCGCGGGCGCGTCGGGCGGCGCGCTGGCCGGGCCGGCCGAGCGCTGGGCACAGCTCGCGCTGCGCCGCTACGAGGCCGTCAGCGACAGCGACCTGCTGCTCATATACGTACCCCTGCTGCATACCTGCATCTCTATATG ggAGACCTTGGGCAGGGACAAATCAAAACTGGTTGAAGAGTTAAATGCTCTACGGAAAAAAGGAATGAAGGTGGATTCAGTGGCCAGTCTCATGGATGCAGTAGATGAGTTGAATATAACTGTGTAG
- the LOC135310067 gene encoding uncharacterized protein LOC135310067, which translates to MGEHSPKYANSGYRGTSSFNYPCHGMRGSAVVDFQSLAARGNHMENERNKNLSTQSQAVVDQSNPNQPQNFHNISEQVNSVRRSTRRTYNIYRSISPNLSDITEPFSPSTISYTPSLASVDEDPSDHLVQEPPALDVARGENSLLPVSTKTGKPRVRMSWSSEVNIFIMRTYYYITKLETDMTIYRKKLHEHFLARYPDINVSEQRISDQRRAIIKNKYLSESFLNELKKEVQTKLEIESNNENNSTIHTIHRDDTTDTPNIPSSIVPLSIHTLSSRNAPVLQTHIHNTNANLTQPSNMSTQTENINILLENEVECLDYELEINTDPIVQQMYEKLQTTLLLYRGIDPTVRPKLPKLRYSKKLSQLLNLFNEHILNRFLSNEVELSDIHTLVYCTAYVISQELGFKINNDTEERVHRHIKQIKKPSWKVRLEKDIESIRADIGRVTQYINNNRSRKLVQKVEEIFQKLRVHSKYDKNNEKPEEYLDTLKQKLALKSKRLARYNKSLKRKNDNKLFTTNEKNFYRKLQAENNSQDNNGSTEIPSTEELENFWAGIWETESQHKEAEWMIKEEGRWETIEEMRLGDITESDIKKNTVHLHNWKAPGVDKIHNFWYKKLHVLHRPIAKTFTNIFQGMENIPQFVTKGITYMLPKGSHTKQPSKYRPITCLPTIYKILTSVISSRINAHLEQNNILSEEQKGCRKGHMGCKEQLIIDSTIHKHAAAKRRNLHCAYIDYQKAFDSVPHSWLLRVLNIYKIDPKIVLFLQNIMPNWKTSLCLTTQNSKVTSREITIKKGIYQGDSLSPLWFCLALNPLSHLLNGLRVGYSLKHDNTETNIDHLIYMDDIKLYAKTKKDIDKLIETTAKFSNDINMKFGLDKCRTLHIIKGKTQPGGYAISETESIAAMEPNEVYKYLGYVQSRGLDHSEIKRSLQNEYRRRIIKVTKSQLTGKNMIKAINTFCIPILTYSFGVIKWSKTNIITIERMTRTILTKYNYLHPKSAIERMVIKRKNGGRGLINIQALWKKQITTLKTFFSRKAEHNQIHSAIINNDKMYTPLNLTDRQTETEPCRTDYEDENIDEWKRKVLHGRHPNDLQQSHIDLEASNKWLQVGTLFAETEGFLIAIQDQVINTKNYQKYIIKDAHIRDDKCRKCHIHSETIQHITGACPHLTQTDYTHRHNQVANIIHQKLAHKHNLLQTTNKPTPYYEYLPKPVLENNTHKLYYDRSILTDRTIHYNRPDIVLQDKLNKTTYLIDIAVPNTHNLTKTITEKIHKYTDLKDEIYRIWNQDKVFIVPIVLSTTGVIPKHLHNSLKLLNLKPLTYINMQKAAILNTCRIVRKFMDSTDTDTYNINTNYTHTD; encoded by the exons ATGGGAGAGCATAGTCCTAAGTATGCGAACTCTGGATACCGGGGGACCTCCAGTTTCAATTACCCTTGCCATGGTATGCGGGGCTCTGCCGTGGTGGACTTCCAATCCCTTGCTGCTCGTGGGAACCACATGGAGaacgaaagaaataaaaacttatctaCCCAGTCTCAAGCTGTTGTAGATCAATCAAACCCCAATCAACCACagaattttcacaatatatcTGAACAAGTAAATTCTGTTAGGAGAAGTACTAGACGAACATACAACATATATAGAAGTATCTCACCCAATCTTTCCGATATAACAGAACCTTTTAGTCCTAGTACAATATCATACACCCCAAGTCTAGCTTCTGTGGATGAAGATCCTAGTGATCATTTAGTTCAGGAACCTCCTGCTTTGGATGTTGCGCGGGGGGAAAACTCCCTTTTACCCGTGTCCACCAAAACTGGGAAACCAAGAGTGCGCATGAGTTGGAGCTCAGaagttaacatttttatcatgCGAACTTACTACTACATCACAAAATTAGAGACAGACATGACAATTTACAGGAAAAAACTACATGAACATTTCTTAGCCAGGTATCCAGATATTAACGTGTCAGAACAAAGAATATCTGATCAAAGAAGGGCCataataaagaacaaatacTTATCCGAAAGCTTTTTGAACGAACTGAAAAAAGAAGTCCaaacaaaattagaaattgaatcaaataatgaaaacaactctaccatacatacaatacacaGAGATGATACTACAGATACTCCTAATATACCATCATCTATCGTGCCTTTATCTATACACACACTTTCATCAAGAAACGCCCCTGtattacaaacacacatacataatacCAATGCTAACC TCACGCAACCATCTAACATGTCTACACagacagaaaatattaatattcttctTGAAAACGAGGTTGAATGCCTGGACTATGAGCTCGAAATTAACACTGATCCTATTGTCCAGCAAATGTACGAAAAGTTACAAACCACATTATTACTATATAGAGGTATAGATCCTACAGTCAGACcaaaattaccaaaattaaGATATAGCAAGAAACTAAGTCAGTTACTTAACCTGTTTAATGAACAtatactgaaccgatttttatcaAACGAAGTAGAATTAAGTGATATACACACATTAGTGTACTGCACTGCGTACGTAATATCTCAAGAACtaggatttaaaattaataatgatacTGAAGAAAGAGTACATAGACACATTAAACAGATTAAAAAGCCATCGTGGAAAGTAAGGTTGGAAAAGGATATAGAATCTATTAGAGCAGACATAGGTAGAGTTACtcaatatatcaataataacagATCTAGAAAATTAGTACAAAAAGTAGAAGAAATATTTCAGAAGCTTAGGGTCCACAgcaaatatgataaaaataacgaaaaaccGGAAGAATACTTAGATACATTAAAGCAAAAATTAGCTCTCAAATCCAAAAGATTAGCAAGGTACAATAAAtctttgaaaagaaaaaatgataACAAATTGTTCACAACAAATGAAAAGAATTTTTATAGGAAACTACAAGCAGAAAATAATTCGCAAGATAACAATGGTAGCACAGAAATCCCTTCAACAGAAGAGTTAGAAAACTTTTGGGCTGGTATTTGGGAAACGGAATCACAACACAAGGAAGCGGAATGGATGATAAAAGAAGAAGGAAGATGGGAAACAATAGAAGAAATGCGCCTCGGAGACATTACAGAAAGCGATATCAAAAAGAACACTGTTCATTTACACAACTGGAAAGCACCTGGTGTCGATAAAATTCATAACTTctggtataaaaaattacatgttttgCATAGGCCAATAGCGAAAAcctttacaaatatatttcaaggTATGGAAAATATACCCCAATTTGTTACAAAAGGTATTACATACATGTTACCGAAAGGATCTCACACTAAACAACCATCAAAATATAGACCTATTACCTGTCTTCCtactatctataaaatattaacatcaGTTATCTCATCAAGGATCAATGCACACttagaacaaaataatatcttatcTGAAGAACAGAAAGGGTGTAGAAAAGGGCACATGGGATGCAAAGAGCAACTTATAATTGACTCTACAATTCATAAACATGCTGCTGCAAAAAGAAGGAACCTACATTGTGCGTATATAGACTATCAAAAAGCTTTTGATAGTGTCCCACACTCTTGGCTACTACGtgtcctaaatatatataaaattgacccaaaaatagttttatttttacagaataTAATGCCGAACTGGAAAACTTCACTTTGTCTAACCACGCAAAACTCTAAAGTCACAAGCAGGGAGATAACCATCAAAAAAGGCATATATCAAGGGGACTCACTGAGTCCCTTATGGTTTTGTCTTGCCCTTAATCCACTGTCTCATTTGTTGAATGGTCTCCGTGTTGGATACTCTCTTAAACATGACAATACAGAAACTAATATTGATCACTTAATTTATATGGATGATATTAAACTTTacgctaaaacaaaaaaagacattgataaattaatagaaaccACAGCAAAATTTAGCAACgatattaatatgaaattcGGACTTGACAAATGTCgtacattacatataattaaaggtAAAACCCAACCCGGGGGGTATGCAATAAGTGAGACAGAGTCAATAGCAGCAATGGAACCCAAtgaagtttataaatatttgggaTACGTGCAATCAAGAGGTCTAGATCatagtgaaataaaaagatcCCTACAAAATGAGTACAGAAGAAGAATtattaaagtaacaaaaagcCAGCTTACAGGAAAAAACATGATTAAAGCCATAAACACTTTTTGCATCCCTATCCTTACTTACTCTTTCGGAGTTATAAAATGGtctaaaactaatataatcaCAATAGAACGTATGACTAGAACTATCCTaacgaaatataattatttacaccCAAAGTCAGCAATAGAACGCATGGTCATAAAAAGGAAAAACGGTGGTCGTGgacttattaatattcaagCTCTCTGGAAAAAGCAAATTACAACTCTTAAAACATTCTTTAGTAGAAAAGCCGAACATAACCAAATACACAGTGCAATCATTAATAACGACAAAATGTACACACCACTAAACctaactgacagacagacagaaacaGAACCCTGTAGAACCGACTATGAGGATGAAAATATAGACGAATGGAAAAGGAAAGTACTCCACGGTAGACATCCAAACGACCTCCAACAATCCCATATAGACCTAGAGGCTTCAAACAAATGGTTACAAGTTGGCACCCTATTTGCTGAAACAGAAGGATTCTTAATTGCAATACAAGATCAGGTAATAAACACCAAAAactaccaaaaatatataataaaggaCGCACATATTAGAGATGATAAATGCCGAAAATGCCACATACATTCAGAAACCATACAACACATAACTGGAGCATGCCCTCACCTTACTCAAACAGATTACACCCACAGGCACAACCAAGTTGCAAACATCATACACCAAAAACTTGCTCATAAACATAACCTTTTACAAACTACAAACAAGCCTACACCCTACTATGAGTACTTACCAAAGCCAGTCCTAGAAAACAATACACATAAACTATATTATGATCGAAGCATCCTTACCGATAGAACCATACACTATAACAGACCTGACATTGTACTACaagataaactaaataaaactacataccTTATAGACATAGCAGTACCGAATACGCATAATCTCACAAAAactattacagaaaaaattcACAAATACACAGACCTAAAAGATGAAATATATAGGATATGGAATCAAGATAAAGTTTTCATAGTTCCCATTGTATTGTCCACAACTGGTGTCATTCCCAAGCATTTGCATAATTCCCTCAAGCTACTCAATCTCAAACCccttacatatattaatatgcaGAAAGCAGCAATTCTTAATACCTGTCGAATAGTTAGGAAGTTTATGGACTCTACAGACACTGACACCTACAACATAAATACCAACTACACACACACGGACTGA
- the LOC128669621 gene encoding uncharacterized protein LOC128669621, with product MSNNKNEFDTVVVVIAIVVFALPLTLLIPDFSVWDLVPKVRVIRFHVVQQHLTWPQINAIVVTLLILFFCIYLEIRKRNLDDMVEKVLTVSQATDTAMLEEKNRQAAALRLCVELLDVSAEHYEHLVLLRDELSRKDKPQRPPVIEPSGSML from the exons ATGTCTAACAACAAAAATGAGTTTGACACGGTCGTGGTGGTGATCGCCATCGTCGTATTTGCGTTACCATTGACGCTTCTTATTCCAGACTTCTCCGTGTGGGACTTGGTGCCGAAGGTCCGGGTCATCAGGTTCCATGTGGTTCAGCAGCACCTGACCTGGCCGCAGATCAACGCTATAGTTGTTACGCTCCTGATTTTATTCTTCTGTATCTATCTCGAAATTCGTAAGCGGAA TTTGGACGACATGGTAGAAAAAGTGCTGACCGTGAGTCAAGCTACAGACACAGCCATGTTGGAAGAAAAGAACCGTCAAGCTGCGGCGTTGCGTTTGTGTGTGGAGCTCCTGGACGTGTCCGCGGAGCACTACGAGCACCTGGTGCTGCTGCGAGACGAGCTTAGCAGGAAAGATAAGCCTCAGCGCCCGCCGGTCATAGAGCCTAGCGGATCCATGTTGTGA